CGAGGCGCGTGCGCGACTGGCCGAGCCCGAGGAAGTGCCCGTGCCCTTCGATGAAGGCCGGAATCAGCAGACGGCCTCCGAGGTCGACGACTTCGGTGCGCGGGCCGATCCAGCGGGCGACCTCCTCTTCGCTGCCGACGGCGGCGATCCGGTCGCCCCGCACCGCCACCGCCCGGGCTTCGGGCCGACCGGCGTCCATCGTCACGACCCGCCCGCCACGCAACACCAGGTCGGCAGTCGCCGGGGTCGCGTCCGTTGTCGCGGGGGTGGCGGGTGGCGTCGCGCTGCTTCCGGGGACTCCCGCCGCACAGGCCGCAAGCGTGCCGGCGAGCGCAAGCGCCACCCCGCTGATCCAGATTCTCCGCTCAGGCATCGCGTCCCTCCCGGGTCGACCGGTCGCCGGATTCGTTTCTCGGGAGGCTATCAAGGTGCCGCTGAAACCGGACGGGGTCGCCGTGACTCTCATCCATTGAACCTCGCTGACCGGGTCGAAGCCCCGGCAGCCTTTCCCGAGGAGGCCGGTCCCCATGAGCAGCTCTCCCATCCACGTCACCGATGCCTCGTTCCAGAAGGACGTCCTCGAGTCGCCGACGCCGGTTCTCGTCGACTTCTGGGCCCCGTGGTGCGGTCCCTGCAAGATGATCGCCCCGGCGCTCGAAGAGCTGGCCGGTGAGCTCGCCGGTCAGGTGGCGGTCGCCAAGGTCAACGTCGACGACCACCAGCAGCACGCCGCCAAGTTCCGCGTCCAGGGGATCCCGACGATGATCCTCTTCAAGAACGGACGCGAGGTCGATCGCATGGTCGGCGCGGCGCCGAAGGCCCAGCTCGCCCGCTGGATCCAGGGCGCCACCCAGGCCAGCTGAACCGGGCGCTCCGCGCGCGTCGGGCCGCGGCGATAGCATGCCGCCGTGGCCCGACGCTCCGCTTCTCCACGCCCGCCCTCCGACGCCGCCCGCGCCGCCGTCGCCGAGATCTTCGCGACGCACGGCGAGCGCCTCTACGCGACGGCGCTCCGGCTCTGCGGTCGGCCCGACGAGGCCGAGGAGCTGATGCAGGAGACCCTGCTTGCCGCCTTGCGCGGTTGGGACGGCTTCGCCGCCCGCGCCGAAGCGACCACCTGGCTCTTCACCATCGCCAAGCACGCGTGCTTCCGCCGACGCCGGCGTCGCGCCGGTGAGCCGGCGAGCTTCGAGGGGCTCGGCGACGAATCCTCGCTGCTGCCGGCGGCCCACGAGCCGATGCCCGACCTCAGCGAGCTCGCCGACCCCTCGCGCACGGCGGAGCGCGCCGAGGCGGCCGCTCGGGTCGAACGCGGTCTCGCCGAGCTGCCCTTCGCCTACCGCCTGCCGCTGGTCCTGCTCGACATCGCCGAGCTGTCGATTGCCGAGACCGCCGCGGTGCTCGGTCTCAAGGAGGCGACGGTCAAGACGCGCGTTCACCGCGCCCGGCTGCGGTTGCGCCAGGCGCTCGTCGCGGGGGCGCGAGGTCGACCTCTCGCCGCCGATCACCCCCGCACCGTCTGCCTCGATCTGCTGCGGGCCAAGCAGGAGGCGCTCGATCGCGGCGCGCCGTTCCCCTACTCCGAGCAGGCCCTCTGCGATCGCTGCCAGTCGCTGTTCGCGTCGCTCGACCTCGGGCGCGACTCCTGCCGGCTGCTCGGCCGGGCGACCCTTCCGGACCGCTTGCGCACGCTCCTCGACGCTGAGCTCGCATCCGGCACCCGAGCGAGCTGATCGGCCGCGACGTCCATGGCTTTCGACGCCTTCTTCCTCGTGCTGGCGCTGCTCGCCTGCGGCAAGCTGAGCGCCCGGCTCGGGCTCTTCCCGCCCGGCGCCGCCGAGACGCTGAACCGCTTCGTGCTCACGGTCTGCCTGCCCGCCGCGGTGCTCCGTCACGCGTCGCGACTCCATTTCGAGCCGCGGCTGCTGGCGCTCGCCGCCGTCCCCTGGATCCTGCTCCTCGCCAGCGCCGTCGCCGTCCTCGGCCTGTCGCGGCTCCTCCGGCTGAGCGACGAAGAGCGGGCGGTCCTGTTGCTCTGCGTGCCGCTCGGCAACACCTCGTTCCTCGGCTACCCGCTGATCGAGGCGCTCTGCGGCGAGCGGGCGCTGCCGTTCGCGGTCATCTACGACCAGTTCGGCTCGTTCGTCATCCTCTCGACCTGGGGGCTCTGGGTGCTGGCGCGCTACGGCGGCGACCGCCCGCCGACCCTCGGCGCGGTCGCTGCGCGCATGATCCGTTTTCCACCCTTTCTCGCCCTCGTCGCGGCGCTGACCCTGGTGCCCGCGACGCCGCCCGTCGCGGTCGACGCGGTCCTGCGCCGCCTCGCCGACGCGCTGTTGCCGATCGTCGCCTTCGCGGTCGGACTCGAGATCAAGCTGCGGCTGCCGCGGCGCGAGCTCGCGCCGCTCGCCGGCGGCCTCGGGCTCAAGCTCGTCGCGATGCCCGCCGCCGCCTGGGGGCTCGTCCACCTGCTGCAGATGGACGGGCTTCCGGCACAGGCCGCCGTGCTCGAAAGCGCGATGCCGCCGATGATCACCGCGAGCGCGCTCGCCATCTCGCACCGGCTGGCGCCCGGCCTGGCCGCGGCGCTCGCCGGCTACGGCGTCGTGCTCGCCCTGCTCAGCGTGCCACTCTGGCGGCTGCTGTTCTGAGCCGGCCGGAGCCATCCCGCTCCAGCGAGATCACCGCGCGAACCGCCGCACGACCTCTCCCCGGCGCAACCGGCCGGGTCACCAGACGGCTTGCGTCGCCAGCAGCGCCTCGGCGTCGGGCACGTCGAGCGGCCGGGCGAACCAGTATCCCTGCGCCAACGGACAGCCGAGCGTGCGCAAGCGGGCGAGCTGCTCGCCGGTCTCGACCCCTTCGGCGACGACGCCGATGCCGAGATGGCTCGCCAGTGCCAGGATCGTCTCGACGATCACTCGCGAGTCCTGAACCTCGAGGTCGCGCACGAAGGAGCGGTCGATCTTCAGCGAGTCGTAGCGGAACCGCTGCAGGTAGCTGAGCGACGAGTAGCCGGTACCGAAGTCGTCGATCGACAGTTGCACGCCGAGCGTCTGCAGTGCCCGCAGCCGGGCCATCACCGGCTCGCCGTGGTCGAGCGCCACGCTCTCCGTGACCTCGAGCCGCAGGCTCTCCGGCGCCAGCCGGGAAACCTCCAGAATGCGCAGCACCTGAGCGACGGCCGACTCCTGCGTGAAGAGCTTCCCGGAGACGTTGACGCTCATGAAGTAGGGCGGGTCGGCGGGGAACCGCCGTTGCCACTCCTCGGCCTGGGCACAGGCCCACTCGAGCACGCGCCAACCGAGCGGCACGATCAACCCGGTCTCCTCGGCGACGGCGATGAACTGGGCGGGCGCCACCAGGCCGCGTTCGGGATGCCGCCAGCGGGTCAACGCTTCGAAGCCGACGATGGCCCCACTGTCGAGCGAGACGATCGGCTGGTAGTGCATCACGAAATCGCCCATCGCCACCGCGCGGCGCAGCTCACGCTCCATGCGCAGCAGCTCGACCGCGGCGGCGTGCCGCTCGTGGTCGTAGACCTCGATGCGCCCCCGCCCCCCGGCCTTGGCGCGCACCATCGCCAGATCGGCGTCGCGCAGGAGGCCCTCGGCGGAGGTCTCGGCGCTGCCCGGCAGGGCGATGCCCAGACTGGCCTCGACCTGGATCTCCTCCCCCTTTTCGAAGAACGGGAGGGCGATCTCCTGCTGGACCTTCTCGGCGAGATGAACGGCCGCGGCGACGTCCCGGAGCCCGGTCGCCAGCAACGCGAACTCGTCGCCACCCAGGCGTGCGACCGTGTCGCTCGGCCGTACCACACGGCGCAAGCGCGCGGCGACCTCGACCAGCAGGCGGTCGCCGCAGGCGTGACCCAGACTGTCGTTGATCGCCTGCAGGCGGTCGACGTCGAGGAAGAGCAGCGCGACGGCGGCCTCCGGCGCCCCGCGAGCCGCCGAGAGCGCCAGCGTCAGCCGATCGAGGAAGAGTGCCCGGTTCGGCAGGCCGGTCAGCGGATCGTGCAGCGCGTCGTGCAGGCTCTGTTGCTCGGCCCGCTTCCGTGCCGAGAGATCGGTGAGCGAGCCTGCCATGCACGCCGCCCGACCCGACGGATCGCGCGACAGGGCCCCGCGCAGCAGCACCCAGCGCTCCCCGCCGTCGCGGTGGCGCATGCGATGTTCGAGCGCCAGCACCCCGTCGCCTTGCGCCACGTGCGACGAGAGCGCCTCCCGGACGAAGCCGCGATCGTCGTCGACGACCCAGTCGAGCCAATCGACCAGGCGGTCGCCGATCTCGTCGCCGCCGCAGCCGACGATCTGCTTCCAGCGCAGCGAGAGGTGCACGCGGCCCGTCGCCAGGTCCCAATGCCAGAGCCCGTCGTTCGACCCGCGGCGGACCAGGGCCAGGCGCGCCTCGCTCGACGCCAGCTCGACGGCGAGCCGTCGGCGCTCGCACGCATGGCGCAGCGCCGCCGAGAGCATCCGGGCGTCGACCTCCGCGGCGATCAGGCAATCGTCGGCACCGGCGGCCAGGAGGTCGCGCCCGAGCACCGGCGCCCCGGGGAACATCAGGCCGAGAACGGTCAGTTGCGGGTGCTCGTGCCGCAGGCGCCGGACCGCCGCGGCGCCGCCCTCGGCGTCGCCCGGCCAGGCCAGCACGACGGCGTCGAAGCCACCTCTCGCCAGTCGCGCCAGCGCGCCGTCGAGGTCCGCGCATCGCTCCACCCGGTCCTCGGTCGGCCGTACGCTCGCCAGCTCGGCGAAGAGACGACGCTCTCCGGCGAGCCCGCCCTCGACCCACAACACTGTCGGTTCCGCGCTTCGCTCCACCACCGCCCGAGTCACTCCAGCGCCGTCGATCCGCCCCGCAGCCAACCGATCGTTCGTACCGCGAAGACGGCCTCGCACTGATAGCACGCAATCGGCGACCGCGCCACGGCGTGTCCCACACCGGCGCAGCCATCCGAGCCGCTCGAACGTTGTGCACGAAGCCCTGACCGCGCGGTGCTACGGACCGCTGAGGAAGGGAACCGAATCACCTAGGGTTCTCCCTCAGCTCCGCTCCAGGAGGACGAGATGACGGAACCGCTTCCCGCTCCGCCCCGCGCCAGAACTCGGCGGGACCTGCTGGCCACTCAGCCCTCGCCGCAGATGCGGCGCCCGGGCGCCCGCACCGTGCGGACGCGCACGGCGCCCGTGCCGTCGCTCGCCGTCCTGGCGCTCGGACGCGCCGGGTTCGGTGCGCGGCCGGGCGACATCGCTGCCTTCCAGGCGCTCGGCGCCACCGACGCGCAGCGTCTCGCCGCATGGGTCGACCTGCAGCTCTTCCCCAACGTCAACGACGACCCGCTCTACTTGCCGCGCCTGGTCGCCGCCGGCTACAACACCCTGTGGCGCACCTCGTCTCAGCTCTGGCAGACCAACTTCAACGCCGCCACCTGGGAGGAGCGGATCCGGCCGTCGCGCGAGGTGCTGCTCGTCACCTTCCTGCGCGCCGTCCACAGCAAGTGGCAACTCTGGGAAGTGATGAGTGGCTTCTGGCACGATCACTTCAACGTCTACGCCTACGAGTACACCTCGGAGAGCCTCTTCCCGGCGCTCGACAACGTCCTGCGCCAGCACGCCTTCGGCAACTTCCGCCAGATGCTCGAAGCGGTGGCGAAGAGCACGCCGATGCTCTACTACCTCGACAACTACACGAGCAGCCGCGGCGGACCGAACGAGAACTTCTCGCGCGAGCTCTTCGAGCTGCACACGCTCGGCGCGGAGAACTACTGGGGCGTGATCCCGCAGTCGCAGGTGCCGCGCGACGACCAGGGACGCCCACTCGGCTACGTCGACGCCGACATCTACGAGGCGACGCGCTGCTTCACCGGCTGGACCTACGGCTACGACGACAGCTGGCAACAGATTCCCGATACCGGCGAGTTCTGGTACCACGAGGCCTGGCACGACCCGTACCCCAAGCGGGTGCTCGGGCTCGACCTGAACGCCTATCAGCCGGCACAGAAGGACGGCCTCGACGTGCTCGATGCCCTCGCGTCCCATCCAGGGACCGGGCGCTACCTGGCCCGCAAGCTCTGCCGGCATCTGGTCTCCGATCAGCCGCCGACCGCTCTGGTCGATCAGGTCGCGGCGCAGTTCACCGCGCTCTGGCAGGCGCCCGATCAGTTGCGCCAGGTGGTGCGCACCATCCTGCTGTCGCCGGAGTTCGCCGCGAGCTGGGGGCAGAAGGTCCGGCGGCCGTTCGACCTCGTCGTCGCCGCGATGCGGGCGAGCGAGATGGAGTTCCCCTTCAAAGTCGGCGACGGCGACACGGACACGTTCCTCTGGCGCTACGGCCAGACCGGGCACACGCCGTTCGCCTGGCGGCCGCCGGACGGCTACTCGGACCTGATGGCCGATTGGCTCTCGACCGAGCCCCGCCTCCACTGCTGGCGCATGGCCAACTGGCTGGTCGAGGTCACCGACGACCTCGGCCACTTCCGGCTTGACGCGATCGGCAAGACGCTCGCCGCCATCCCGGTGGGACAGCGCTCCGCCGAGCGCATCGTCGACCACTGGATCGGGCGCGTCTTCGGCCGCTCCCTCGATCCAGGCGACCGCGAGGTGCTCGTCGAGTTCATGGCCGCCGGCTACAACCCGACCTTCAACCTGCCGCTCGACGCCGACGAAGACACGCAGGATCGCCTCCGCTCGCTCGTCGCCCTGATCTTCAACATGCCGGACTTCGTCTGGCGCTGAGCGGGCAGTCGACCCGCCCTCCGGCCCGGAGACACCACCATGTGCCAGACCACCCGACGCGGATTCCTCGTGGGCTGCTCCTCGGCGATCGCCAGCCTCGCCGGCGCACGCTTCAACTCCCTCGCCTTCGGCTCCCCCAGCTCGACCGACGAGGTCATGGTGGTGATCTTCCTGCGCGGCGGCATGGACGGGCTGAGCCTCGTCATGCCGATCGCCGGCCATCCCGACCGCGGCTACTACGAAGCCGCCCGGCCCGACATCCAGGTCCCGACGAGCGGCACCAGCGCCGCCCTCGCCCTCGCCTCCGGATTCGGCGTCCACCCCGGTGCGGCGCGCCTGCGCGACCTCTACCAGGCGGGGCACCTGGCGATCGTCCACGCCGCCGGCATCACCGGGCCGGAGG
This genomic window from Holophagales bacterium contains:
- a CDS encoding GGDEF and EAL domain-containing protein — its product is MERSAEPTVLWVEGGLAGERRLFAELASVRPTEDRVERCADLDGALARLARGGFDAVVLAWPGDAEGGAAAVRRLRHEHPQLTVLGLMFPGAPVLGRDLLAAGADDCLIAAEVDARMLSAALRHACERRRLAVELASSEARLALVRRGSNDGLWHWDLATGRVHLSLRWKQIVGCGGDEIGDRLVDWLDWVVDDDRGFVREALSSHVAQGDGVLALEHRMRHRDGGERWVLLRGALSRDPSGRAACMAGSLTDLSARKRAEQQSLHDALHDPLTGLPNRALFLDRLTLALSAARGAPEAAVALLFLDVDRLQAINDSLGHACGDRLLVEVAARLRRVVRPSDTVARLGGDEFALLATGLRDVAAAVHLAEKVQQEIALPFFEKGEEIQVEASLGIALPGSAETSAEGLLRDADLAMVRAKAGGRGRIEVYDHERHAAAVELLRMERELRRAVAMGDFVMHYQPIVSLDSGAIVGFEALTRWRHPERGLVAPAQFIAVAEETGLIVPLGWRVLEWACAQAEEWQRRFPADPPYFMSVNVSGKLFTQESAVAQVLRILEVSRLAPESLRLEVTESVALDHGEPVMARLRALQTLGVQLSIDDFGTGYSSLSYLQRFRYDSLKIDRSFVRDLEVQDSRVIVETILALASHLGIGVVAEGVETGEQLARLRTLGCPLAQGYWFARPLDVPDAEALLATQAVW
- the trxA gene encoding thioredoxin, coding for MSSSPIHVTDASFQKDVLESPTPVLVDFWAPWCGPCKMIAPALEELAGELAGQVAVAKVNVDDHQQHAAKFRVQGIPTMILFKNGREVDRMVGAAPKAQLARWIQGATQAS
- a CDS encoding AEC family transporter, whose product is MAFDAFFLVLALLACGKLSARLGLFPPGAAETLNRFVLTVCLPAAVLRHASRLHFEPRLLALAAVPWILLLASAVAVLGLSRLLRLSDEERAVLLLCVPLGNTSFLGYPLIEALCGERALPFAVIYDQFGSFVILSTWGLWVLARYGGDRPPTLGAVAARMIRFPPFLALVAALTLVPATPPVAVDAVLRRLADALLPIVAFAVGLEIKLRLPRRELAPLAGGLGLKLVAMPAAAWGLVHLLQMDGLPAQAAVLESAMPPMITASALAISHRLAPGLAAALAGYGVVLALLSVPLWRLLF
- a CDS encoding sigma-70 family RNA polymerase sigma factor translates to MARRSASPRPPSDAARAAVAEIFATHGERLYATALRLCGRPDEAEELMQETLLAALRGWDGFAARAEATTWLFTIAKHACFRRRRRRAGEPASFEGLGDESSLLPAAHEPMPDLSELADPSRTAERAEAAARVERGLAELPFAYRLPLVLLDIAELSIAETAAVLGLKEATVKTRVHRARLRLRQALVAGARGRPLAADHPRTVCLDLLRAKQEALDRGAPFPYSEQALCDRCQSLFASLDLGRDSCRLLGRATLPDRLRTLLDAELASGTRAS
- a CDS encoding DUF1800 domain-containing protein, with amino-acid sequence MTEPLPAPPRARTRRDLLATQPSPQMRRPGARTVRTRTAPVPSLAVLALGRAGFGARPGDIAAFQALGATDAQRLAAWVDLQLFPNVNDDPLYLPRLVAAGYNTLWRTSSQLWQTNFNAATWEERIRPSREVLLVTFLRAVHSKWQLWEVMSGFWHDHFNVYAYEYTSESLFPALDNVLRQHAFGNFRQMLEAVAKSTPMLYYLDNYTSSRGGPNENFSRELFELHTLGAENYWGVIPQSQVPRDDQGRPLGYVDADIYEATRCFTGWTYGYDDSWQQIPDTGEFWYHEAWHDPYPKRVLGLDLNAYQPAQKDGLDVLDALASHPGTGRYLARKLCRHLVSDQPPTALVDQVAAQFTALWQAPDQLRQVVRTILLSPEFAASWGQKVRRPFDLVVAAMRASEMEFPFKVGDGDTDTFLWRYGQTGHTPFAWRPPDGYSDLMADWLSTEPRLHCWRMANWLVEVTDDLGHFRLDAIGKTLAAIPVGQRSAERIVDHWIGRVFGRSLDPGDREVLVEFMAAGYNPTFNLPLDADEDTQDRLRSLVALIFNMPDFVWR